In the genome of Anabrus simplex isolate iqAnaSimp1 chromosome 7, ASM4041472v1, whole genome shotgun sequence, the window tatttaagcagatggcagtattatatgtctaagtcagagaatttacgatatatttgaacagcatgcatcagtagatgttgtcactcagtgagctctaagacatggcttctcgcagcaaacatgtgcttgacgaaagtgatattttcgatattttatgatatattataagtttatgcgcaaatgaacatatttgtgacaataatttacgataccctcatttgttgaacatatgtatttgtgtgtggggaccttatctgcaattctcggtcattgttgcattgccgttaatttatgtgccggtactgtggctatttaaaatgcatttaaaatccattattacgtcaataattttgattttccttattggcccaataagctaatccttgacttgagcatgcgtagtgtctctcttgaatggagcgctctgcagttgtttttctgtctcgtcaactaacgagcgaggagtcttgttctgagcgagctgtgagatggacgccattagccttgttccttaaaagactttgaaaagtaacgaaatggagctggatactcccggttaggcgggagatacagtaggcaatatgcctaaatacgttttcagtcttatgttcctctagtgatagtgatttggtattttactgattcttttaattctactatgtgagtgttgagtgtgggcctgcgtgccaaggcaggcagattacctctgaaaacatgtttctggtgtaagtttgtgataaaggattacactaatttggatacaaaaccaccagcatgtaagcaatatttattcaaaaattggagcaacgccaacttcagtggattacttggaggagacattgtttacaaccgtcgtcttggaattttcaaaaacattatcttgtccatttacgaaccaacgttgtcactgttatttaattttaggcctacctcgagttatcgccaatgtgTAGTGTGAACTGAAtctgaactctatacccggtatttggaaatttaatagccgactgaaaaatttaaatcgctattgataaaattctcatgtaaaagtgatatgtaaatttaattacgaggcaaattggaaactcgcggtgagcatatgtgcattatgtcattcctaccttgttgttattgagattgttgtacgtttttggttttctgctccatatacggtgtgcgtattgttttggttgttcgtgttgttatttttactattattattatttttattatttttgcacGGTGTGTTTCTCTCACTGCCcgttttctctgattttgaaatgcgtgcTCTGATTGTATCTGGTTTCAtgtgattttccaaattgtgtTTTGTTGCTACGTAATCCTTTCTTGCCGATATCTCCCGCGTTCCGTCTTATCTCACGTGCTCATTGTCatggttccaaggccacctcgtagttaatttaataacgaccatcttggtcttttgtaaaattattccttatatGAAATACCACTTTCtatgaatttaatctcatgatacatgtaattataattttattattattattagtcatgtcagtactcctcggttgtagaaatctgaaatttctttgcccggttcatgaactttgtggtgattaacgctcacattccttattcttacgtagttttgttttattcttgtttcgttacgtcactagcctaaatatttattatctgaTAAATGCTAaaattttggcaggctttgcctattattaaatgaaattttaatagctTGGGTCGGATGTTGCTAGCAgacctttagcgtgtgttgttgttctgtttacattgtggaacataatatttttttcctccccttgtaatactgtatgaatttggggaatatttttctggttcctagttattaacttttggttcgtttctttaatttattttgtaattttggttctgcttgccacatatttcgggtcgtgtgtatggtgtgtattgcctagtgattgacaaaaggaagatgaatccttgttgcaacatgttaattatctatggccagtaattaatttacaaaggtataccttaaagtttaaagtctaatattaaaattaaaaataatttttcaaaaggGATTTGTTAATGAGATTGTAAacctcttctgtattataattctgctactggtctgagttagtacaatttagtaatataatattcatttatttaccttattgcttctttaattattaaagttttgaaagtaggaatctcttactgtaagttttaatgaattcagttcatttatttaaatgttaagtgttttgaaagaaagatatttaccctttatttttttttaagaaagaaagtatttatttaactataaatggtatgaattgtttttttttttttctctctttaagtaaacatcttgtttacaatcatatttcgtctgtcatttagtagttaacaatCTTGACCTGCCAACCTCTCAAATGTTAATGTAAGATCCtgcccttttcactccctattttgccctgGTAAatagaacaatatttttacatttgagtaacttttaacaaaatttatcaattaaaataaaatttcgtaagagcacccattttcattttgtaattattactattattattgaaaaattattatttttatatcgtacttattatcgttgttgttttgtaattgcaatgcacattttatattagcaaaatagggtaaatattactGTATATCAGAAAAATATACTTGCttcgttatccgtcagacctttcctccattcgcaaaacatggtataatatataaacaattttaaaatctcaagtgatagttgacatgatacaaagagcacttttgaaaattagatgctcaaacaagcacaaagaaaaaagaatcatgtcaATATCTCcaacaggtacagagatataaatatttttaagatccttaaaaatgcccagtccacaacgtttgttagggatattaaggcccagactggaatgggttaaggtacagccccagcaattgtctggtgtgaaaatgggaaagcatggagaaacatcttcagggttgccgacaatggggttcaaattacaagtaacaactctcattattgttccgtattgaagatgacgttaggcatagatatcaaggataatttaataaaaaaccacctattcaatactttccacgtttaatatggttattatctacatgattttatgtagacttatttggtcaggtacatgtttcacccattattttgggcatcttcaccctgtaaacaacctttaggtcaaggtttgggacctttttaaccaatataaacataccaatatatacactatatacaatatatacaaacattaacgaactcttaagatgggtaacataagttaatacagttaagttttttggtcctaatatcaccctttctcaagactttacaaaaaaaaaaaaaaaaacgtttcattttattttttgaacattttaagttaaccagaatagaactgccaagttaaaacacatttaatttatttatattttcaatcttgaccaacctacaagcaacaatcagttcaaatctccacttattgttgacgacacatgcTGTCACCAggcacggtacgtcaagaacttaaaatgatataggggtcacataaaccccgatatgtaatcctctttaccgaaaagaagatccattttagttttggacatttttcatattagaagattaggaccaaaaaacttaactgtattaacttatgttacccatctgaAGAGTtcgttaatgtttgtatatattgtatatattgtatatagtgtatatattggtatgtttatattggttaaaaaggtcccaaaccttgacctaaaggttgtttacaggctgaagatgcccaaaataatgggtgaaacatgtacctgaccaaataagtctacataaaatcatgtagataataaccacattaaacgtggaaagtattgaataggtggttttttattaaattatccttgatatctatgcctaatggggttcaaacccactatctcccgaatgcaagttgatcgCTAAGTGGCCCAAACCACTTAACCACTTGCTTGGTCAGCCAGGAATTTATCTGGGACGATGCTTCCATTTATCAACTGTGGGTGAAAAACCTTAGAAAAGGGACTTATAAAACAATACCTGTAGTAGCGTAGAGGAGAAAGTAATCAACCCTCCCCTACAAGTATTCTTACTCttatagaagaattaaaatggagAGTAATTCTGAGGATCATGACCATTCTCTGTGTTGCTATTGTACAGCTTGGGCCAGCTGTGATGACAGTTTCCTATTTTCTCCAATATAGCTCGCATCATGTCTGGCCTCACAGCTACCACACCTACAACAACAAGAGAGCAAGAAAATTGCACAGTCTGAATTTGTCATGGCAGTTGCCGGGTAGCCTTACTTTTTGTCCGTGTAATTTTTGTCACATTTTAACTGGCCTCcagggatgctagaggcctgttgccGCTTTTCATCTCTAACCTAGAAGCTAAGCATGCATCTCCGCATTGGAAATAAGTTTCCCACTCGGTGAAAAGGTGTTTAAACTTGCGAACTTAAGCAACTGTCTCCGAGCTCCAATTTTGAACTCTGAGATCTGGAAATTTTGGGCATTTTCAATTTTTCTAGGTATTGTGGTGGTATAGGATTATCCAGTCCAAGTTGGAAATTTTCAGGGTACTTTCCCACCTTCACACATCGCTAACTTAGACTAccatttattaacaaatatttaagaaaataaagaATGCATTTATGATTGAACTACCAAAGCACTCTACATACCAACTGCACCTGCTGCTCCGCTCAGAACTACAGATGTGAGAGCTCCGAACATGCCTGCAAATGCTGTGCACAGTTGAGCCCTGGCAGCGTCCCACCGTGTGAAGCCAGAGCGCAACAAGATGGCAAAATCTCCCACTTCATGAGGAATTTCGTGGAGGAGGATGGCCAGTGTCGTGAGGACACCGTGAGGGAAGGAGACGAGAAAGCTGCCCCCAACAGCCAGGCCATGAGTGAAATTGTCGAATGAATTGGCCATTAGGTTCAAGTAGCCACTCATCTGCAATACAACAAAGAGGGGCAGTTCTGTATCATTTTCAAGGATCAAATGTAAAACACACTCATATAACAAAATGTAACATTGATTAATGCTATTTAACAAATGAAtatgatataaattaaatacaactGGATAGGGAAAATTCAGATGGGGAAAAATATACTAAAAATGCAGAAGGTGCAAATAACAGATTAGaggaatataaaataatattttgatgtTGCATCTCTAGTTAAAGGACAAGGGGGAAGGATGGAATGTAAAAGGTAAGGGAAGGGTTTCAATTATTACCAACTGCTGATGGGTTAGTTTTTGTATATTTGTAATAGTAATGTGATCTAGCCTATACAAGAAGTAACAGAAGAGACATAGTACACATCTATTAACACCACTCAACTTATGTAGTATTCTTCATTAGCTTTAAAACATTGTATGCCTTCACTTCTGTGTACCAGGATTGTGTCAAAACATGTCTGTAGTAGTGTAACCATAAATAATTAAGACAAATTTTCGAGTAGATACTCCTGAACTTTACACGAGGGTGCTATCTCAGCATTTGCATTGGGAGCAATATATCTCAGGAGATAAACATTCTCAAAATAGTTGCACCATAACAGATGAACATTATTTAGCACTTCTTAATGTGAAAAATATCACAAATGCTTTCCCACAGTTAAATTAATAAAGGCTTACACTATCAGGAAattacataaataaaaagtgttttAAAAACATTTTCCTACAACTTGTCATGTGCAATTTTCGTTCTTGAAAAAGTATTTTGAATATCTgtaggggggaaaaaaaaaaagtacttgggAGCCTTCTCCACTTGGCAATATTGTAATACTTTGTAGCCTACTTTTCTTTCTAATATGCCTTCTACACAGAGTTTTAAGCCGATCACTCCAGTAAATTTGGTGTGGTACTTCCAAAAAATGTTGGAAGTTATTGTTATGCACAAGTGTCAAATCTCTGCACTGCCAATGTAGGATCTGTAATCAAATTGAAGGTAGACAATTCGAGCCACACAGAGCTCAAACCATGCAAAAGCATAACAGACGACCTTTCCCAACTAGAAAGATAAAGTGCTCAAGTTGTAttaagttacaatatttacaatgtgTTTCAATTCTCTTGCTGGCAAGGAGCTGAGAACTATCGAGAGTAGAGAAGTGTCATGACCTCTTTTCCACATTGTTCTGTCATCGTCTTTACACTAACAATATGTATTCCTATTTACAATCCTGTCTTTCTACATTTATGACTATATGTTGCAAGTTTTTCATATTTTTGCCCTGGTAAGTCTCCCTTACCCTGGATAATTCACCTGTTTCAGTCTGACATTCATCAAAGCTTAGATCTTGCTAAATATACTTTACCACTGCAACATCATATAGGTAGAAGGAACTATAAACAAGAACTTACACGGATAGATGTGGTTCGCTGCCTCTGAGGACGAACGACTGCAGGAGTCTCCTCATGGCTTTTGCAGTGCCCATTAGCATAAATCACCGGTTTTAAGGGATGTCCATTAATGATTTTCTTCACATTATTGTTATGAGCCTCTATATAACCATTCGGAAGTTTTGTACTATGAGTTGCAGGCCCACTGCAGCTACTCTGGACTGGTTTGAACTCTGGAACGTCAAAGCTGTTGTCCAAGTCTTCCTGCATGAATGCAAACATCTTCTCCAACACAATGAATATCAGGAGACCAGCTAATATCCATATACCCTTTGTCATGGGAGGGTGTGAAGAACCGTctgaaagaaataaaaattttaatcAAGCCATTATAGCAAGAAACAGTTGCAACATTCATCAATTCAACATTATTTTGTAACGACTAACAACAAACTGAAAATGAAACCAATAGTTCATACACTTGGGGAAGAGATCTAGTTGCAAATGAAGTTTGAATTAGTAGCAAAAAGAATGGGCAAAATTTAGGAAATCAAATCTTCAGTTACTAGACataaataacatacatatttgattATATATGATATGATAAAAACTACAcattattgaagagaacctcttcgaagaacagtatggattcaggaaagggagatcaacaactgattcaatctttacagtccgtcagttaatggaaaaatactatgaacacaaccgagatttgtggttagtctttctggatatcaagaaagcatttgatgcagtgaatagagagaaagtttgggaagcactgaagaaaattggaatacagaatgacatgatacaccggatcaagaatttgtatgaagatatccgaagtaaagtcaaaacacctgtaggaatgacaaacctttgatataaaatctgggttaagacagggtggtgttgtctcctcttcttttcatcactgtgatgaacgagattcagagaaaagttcaccaaaccattggaggtaagaaaatgaaagttatattgttcgcaGATGATATATGCTACTCTAAAGaagatcaaaatcaaaatcaaaatctctttatttgcaaatgaggtgtctacctcggtggcaaatggtacactaaaatacattattgtcaagcactaaattttaaattaacaggagacgaataaaattttcctagaatacaatattatacaatttacgctaataattttttctattaaacacacacatcatccttaataaatttatattgtttacaaaattctacttataatatcttacaaacatagtcaactcatatacagtacggtatgtgaaattacttctaataatactatacaactggtataagattaaaattaacattgaatttatttacatatttatattttacccattttggaacctaagtagcataatgacctgctgcgtcttaaccagagccccttttgccaccacttttcagagttcctgaagggccttcacagctaccgtagcggtcccagggccctcgaagtccccactgtacttcacccctacaggcagtcccctacttgggctgtccaaactccttagaccaggggatggaattaatttaatcacacacatttattatttacaatatcctgcactggtcgaatgccctctaacatttaatttattatctctgttgttgtttattctcttcttgaatatctgtacagattttggaaaaggatcaaacactacccctggtaaactgttccactccttcacgcccttcccaatgaaagaaaatttaccccaatcgcttctgctaaaattccttctaattttgtacttgtggtcagttctaccaatataattattttccaaccgaagcctctcacggatatctccccatgcttctcctgtataggctctatataatcctataagtctacttttctcccttctcttacttaaagtttcccacccaagttcctttaacatttctgatacactactctttctcctgaaatctcctgttacaaaccttgctgctttcctctgcacaccatctagttcttttattaggtattcttggtgagatcTTCGAGGACAAATAAACTCAAGGGCAGATTCTgataaagaatatggactcatcttcagccaagagaaaagtgaggttatggtcatgaagagcaACCAacgggacacattgaaatggaggggaaacagctacagatgaaccatcaattcaaatatcttggaagtgttatctctgatactggttctatagataaggaaatttcccacagaattcaggcaggtagcaacttttacaaaatagttaaagacataatatggaacaagaaaataccaacaaaatgtaagtcatatatgaaacttattacgtaccaatcctgacctatggttgcgaaacatggaccatgagaaacaaagatgttagtagaatccaggcagcagaaattaAATTTGTCCGTTGCATGATCgacaaaacacggagggacagagtccgtaatgaggaaatccgcaagcaggctcaagttgtaagactgcaggacaaaataacagtgcagcgactgagatggtatggacatatgcgacacatgagtgataacagattaccaaaaaaatgtacgatctaaaacttgaagacaaaagaccaagagggcgatcaagactcaggtacaaggacatggtgaagattgacattcaacagagaggacatactttggaaagcattgaaggaggagagaagttcagggaccgcaactggtggagaagcctcgtttaccgacccatcgcttaagatggaacgacgtgggatatgtatgtaatATGCAAAAACTACACACTGCTAACAGAGCTATATAACAAACACTGAAATTCCAAATATTAACCTTTTGCATTCCTTTGTCAACTATGCTGAATTTATGGCACGCAATCtcatgattagaaattgtataccatcatctcggctaccctgccggccaacattctgatggtcaattagttttttgaccaacaggactcaaaccggctaaccatggtgccaCACCATAGActaatgccttaacaatcatggccatcaggcgggcttgTGTAGGTTTGGTATTCAAATTTAGTAGGTATagatttcacatttcattttggaTAAGTCTTAGAATTCACAACTcttattcagttatttttattattatattctgtatAGTCTCCTGTTTTTATTTATAGCCAaatcttttctaatattttattgtGAGACATGGTGTGACTAACATGGGCCCCAAGCCAAGTCGAGCATTGGTGCCACCTGTACCAGACTCCTCCTGTAATCCTTACTGTGCAACCTCACTTtgccaacttttgttcttttccgacctcaacggtATAAGACAGGATGTCCATTGGTTCCGTTTTTCTTGGGACAGTCCCGTTTTTGGCAAAATGTCTTGCTGTCCCTAAAGTTTTATTGGGGATGCTCAAATGTCCCACATTTTTATGATTCCACTTGGCCAATATATATCGTATGTTACACTTTTGTCTCACTGTTTACTGTTAAGGTACATCAGGAAGTGCCACTTATACAATTTTCTCAATACTCTCTGCCTtttaccatgacgaatagaatacctagcgAGATCACTCACAGAGTTCAAGCCcactcccgcagagcggcgctagtggagccaatcaccaacgctacacagtcagctgttttagtggaggttacactgatatgcaaataaccaaatacaacacccaattgtttagactgataaataatactgtcagagagttgtaaatattctcagtccccacgaagaaatatatttggactttaataagagaacacctGAGATAAATAGGAACCTCATggaaagcgaaagcaatattgtgctttaaaCACAAACTTTTTGAACAGGGCACAAAAAACATTAAACATTCCGTGTTttaatctgcccctgtaggaaattaatcctagctttgactgAGGAAAGAGACATTTAGCTCACTTTAAATTACAAGTTGCTTTCTTTAGTCTCCTTTTGAGAGACACTTTTGGCTTTCGGGCATCAGTAACAGAACTAGACTGGCCATGAATCTGACTACAACTAAGTTGACCTTGGACCTTACTTTCAATGTTGTGTGTTATTGGCAACACTGGTGCgattttcagttgtattttgactGGTTTTGTTCTTATGGTAGCTGTCGAGTTTAGTTTTTAGATCTATGAAATTACTGTTTCAACATGCCACAACGAAGGTGTAATTTCAACAGCAAAATTAAAAGAGGGTTTCCTTTTATCACTGGTAGTGGAGAAACTGTAGAATGCACACTGTGCAAATCAAAATTTGATACTGGACGTGGTGGACGGTCTGACATTGTAAATCACGCTAAAATGAAGAAACATCGCACAAGTGTTCAAACTAAAAGTGTAAATAAAAGTATGAGCGACTACCTAACCTTAAAAATGGTGACAAATGGAGAGGCAGCCacaaaatataatgcaatactttATAATGTTATTGCACCCTATGCCGCTCACCAGGTTTTAAATGAACTGAAAAGTGCTCTATTCATTTCATTAATGATCGATACATCTAATCATCTGGATTTGAAGTTGGTTCCTCTCCTTGAGAGATATTTTCATCCTGAAAATGGTATCATGGTGAAAGTTCTCGAACTGGTTAATTTATCTGGAGAAACTTCAGATCTGCCTATTGATATAAGTAAAAGTAACGAATCTCTTATTTTCTTCCTTGTTTATAAGGAAAATTTTAGGTTTATTCATGATCTTATTCTTGATCCTATTGACACAGTTTTTGGAGTAACCATTTCTTTTGGCAGCTATGCCATATATGATATTCATCTCTTTATTGAATTCATTTTTCTCTAATGGTATGTTAATGGCTCTTAATTTATTATGCTATAAAATACTGCCTTTTTGTTTTGTCCTGGGTGGTTAGAAATGTTGTTGATTATGATATCTGTTTGTGTGGGTTTCTTATATACTTTGTATACAAAATGTTCATTTTTTCCTAGTTAATGTTACATCTAAGTAATtcaaacttttgttcttttccattgTAAACTTGACATATTTATCTATATTATTCAACTTGTCTAACAAACTATCCAGCTTAAGTTCCTGTTTATTGATAACAACTCCGTCGACCACGTACCTTAACCAAAGATCTAATCCTTTTATACTGTTTACTATTTTAGTCGATTCTAAATAGACCATATATTGTATATATCTGCTAGGATACCAGATgcgggtgatcccatagccaaACCTCTTACTTGCTTATAgatattattaaatgtaaaaagtTATTTTTCAAGTGTGAACGTTAATAAATTAATACTGTGCATTCGTTAATTTCCACTTTGCTTAAAGGACTGTGTGTTGCTAAATTTTCTTTCACTATGTTAATTTTGaacggaatgtttgaatacataTCCTTTATATCAAAACTATGGATAGAATTGTTCTTAGACCATGTTATGTTTTTGGTTCTATTACAATAATCTGTAGTACTGCAAAGACTTGCGTTTGCATTAATCTTATGTttctttaacactagaacggcagAGAATCCGTCATTCCTAGAACACCGGTAAGTGATCATTTTGACCCATCAAAAGAAATGCTTGGAAATGTTCAAAATAGAACAcaataaaacatttttttcttctaatgcatttccacaactttattttacacataagGACATGACATTAGTGTATGGACATTTATatgaataatcacaaacaactgcaccgtgtttctgtttctctaaggagtttttacaaaattaaccaattgaacaccttttctTAGTCAGTCTTCCACATTGCAACAATTATAAATTTTCAGTAATTCTTTACACAAATTAAAAACTCactaaacacattttgcacacacaacttctacttttcgtgcacattttccGCACAATGCTTTAaggcacttgctgcaggcatcgctagacttgttgcctttacacagaccaacttggcacttcttCCGCATTTTAGATGGACACAGTCCCACAGTCTCctcctcttgttgttgttgctgttgcctTTGCTCGTCCCGccttgttagttcacttgccagctGGAGGATGAACTTCCTACCCGTTACTTGCTTGTACATGACCCAAGCATTGATAGCTGTTAGGTCCAGGATAAtgtaaaagacatgcattggcACCTCCTGCATGCACCTTTGGTGGTATACTTACGGGacatttcaaatcaaaatcaaaatctctttatttgcaaatgaggcgtctacctcggtggcaaatggtatactaaaatacattattgtcaagcactaaatattaaattaacaagacaaaaattttcctataatacaatttatgctaaattttttctattaaacacacagctcatccttaataaatttatatagtttacaaaattctacttataatatctcctgtactacttacaaatatagtcaactgatatacagtatgtggaattactggtataagatgaaaatttacattgcatttattaactctttttttttttactcattctggtacctaagtagcataacgacctgctgcgtcttaaccagagccccttttgccaccacttttcagagttcctgaagggccttcacagctactgtagcagtcccagggtcctcgaagtccccactgtacttcacccctacaggcagtcgcctactttggctgtccaaactccttagaccaggggatggaattaatttattcacacccattttttatttacattaacctgcactggtcgaatgccctctaacatttcatttattttctctgttgctgtttagtctcttcttgaatatctgtacagattttggaaaaggatcaaacacaacccctggtaaactgttccactccttcacacccttcccaatgaatgaaaacttaccccaatcgcttctgctaaaattccttgtaactttatatttgtggtctgtcctgccgatataattattttccaactgaagcctcccaCGGATATCTcccccatgcttctcctgtataggctctatataatcctataagtctagttttctcccttctcttacttaaagtttcccacccaagttcctttaacatttctgatacactactc includes:
- the Zip99C gene encoding zinc transporter ZIP13 homolog — encoded protein: MTHKMCSVSETGADLISCQFNETSDGTIWHVYRTMFGQFIPEPLFIMAVSMLPNLEYQPWICSMIGSFVIGLSGVFPLLVIPIEEGANLNSGGAATKTLKVLLSFAVGCLLGDVFLHLLPEVWSNDQLLHDGSSHPPMTKGIWILAGLLIFIVLEKMFAFMQEDLDNSFDVPEFKPVQSSCSGPATHSTKLPNGYIEAHNNNVKKIINGHPLKPVIYANGHCKSHEETPAVVRPQRQRTTSIRMSGYLNLMANSFDNFTHGLAVGGSFLVSFPHGVLTTLAILLHEIPHEVGDFAILLRSGFTRWDAARAQLCTAFAGMFGALTSVVLSGAAGAVEARTSWILPFTAGGFLHIALVTVLPDLLKEENPKESMMQLFSLLSGIAVMGALSILVEE